Proteins found in one Bacteroidota bacterium genomic segment:
- a CDS encoding divalent-cation tolerance protein CutA — protein sequence MYWWKGKIEEANETVLITKTTKKVFRKLSEKVKSLHSYSCPCILQLDITDGNQEYTNWLLKEVK from the coding sequence ATGTATTGGTGGAAAGGAAAAATTGAAGAAGCAAATGAAACCGTTCTCATCACAAAGACCACAAAAAAAGTATTCAGGAAACTTTCTGAAAAAGTGAAATCGCTTCACAGTTATTCCTGTCCTTGCATTCTTCAATTAGACATTACGGATGGCAACCAAGAATATACCAATTGGCTTTTGAAAGAAGTGAAATAA